Proteins encoded together in one Perognathus longimembris pacificus isolate PPM17 chromosome 8, ASM2315922v1, whole genome shotgun sequence window:
- the LOC125356933 gene encoding D-dopachrome decarboxylase-like — MPFIELDTNLPANRVPAGLEKRLCATTAAILNKPDDRVIITVSPGMTMMLGGSTEPCVQLTETSVGVVGAAEENRGHNACFFEFLTKELGLNQDRIVIRFHPVDLWQIGKKETVMTFL, encoded by the coding sequence ATGCCGTTCATTGAGCTGGACACGAACTTGCCCGCCAACCGCGTGCCCGCAGGGCTGGAGAAGCGGCTCTGCGCGACCACCGCCGCCATCCTGAACAAACCTGACGATCGCGTGATCATTACAGTTAGCCCTGGCATGACCATGATGCTGGGTGGATCCACAGAGCCTTGTGTCCAGCTGACCGAGACCTCCGTCGGTGTGGTAGGCGCAGCTGAGGAGAACCGCGGCCACAACGCCTGTTTCTTTGAGTTCCTCACCAAGGAGCTGGGCCTGAACCAGGACCGCATAGTTATCCGCTTTCACCCAGTGGATCTCTGGCAAATTGGGAAGAAGGAAACAGTCATGACATTTTTGTGA